ttTTGAAAGGAGGGTCTCCTGACATTCTTGATTTCCCAGAGTGTCATATAGAGGGCGATCCTTGGTTTCAGGAAGGTCCAATACAAACAAACCGCTTATAATTATTGCAATTCCAAATAGACCAAAGGAAATAGCTGTGTTGCTATGGCCTATCACAACAATTACTGGGCTGACAATTGCCCCTGCATTGATGGCTTGTCTAAGCATTGATATGGCCGAGTTTCGAACACTCGATGGAAACAATTCCAAGCAATAAATCAGCATCACATTAAACGCTGTAACTGCACTCAAAAACGCGCCTACTTCAGCAACTATCTGTGCCCAATTCTTTCTGTTTGCAGTTGAATGGGGAATATCTGATATACCCAGTGAATAAAACACACACAGAAAGCAGAGCATGCCACTCACTAGTGTCAACAAGAGAATTGCCCTCCGACGCCCACACTTAGCAACGACAATTGTGGAGAAAATGGCGGCTGGAATCTCTGAGAGAGCGTTGAATGTGACACTCAGATATAAATTGAAGTCCAAACTTGCGACTCCAAAAGGCATTCCGTAATAGATGAGCCCCATGCCAGAGCCAACCGCCATTGTTGACATAAGTCTTCTGCGAGCCCATTGAGTTGTCCACAACAGTGATAAAGCAGACTCTGTTCGGCTCTCTGCAATGCAatcttctattcctacattttcTGGCAATACTCTTCCATTCAGTTCTGCCATTTTTCTTAAACATTTCAGGGACTCTTGGGAATTTCCTCTGAGAAGAAGCCACCTGGGGGACTCCCAAGCGAAAAGAAGCAGCAATACAGAATATGCCAGAGGAGTTATGGATATATAGATGTAGGTGTTTCTCCAGGAAAAGGAATTTCTAGTGAGGTAGGCGAGGGCTGGAAGTGAAAGGAATCCAAGGGTGAAGGagaaaaaaacaagaaaaccaATAAGGCTTCTCCATCTGCGACCAACGAGCTCAGTAGAGAGAACGAGACAATAAGTTCCCATTGAGGATCTGGCAAAGCCCGTGAGAGCTCGGAGGAAAGAGTAGATCCAAATGTTGGGCGAAACAGAGGTTAAAAAGCCCATCAATGAAAGTGTCACAGTGGAAATCACCAGAGTCCGTTTACGACCCAGCCAAGAATCAGCCAACGGTCCTACTATTATACAACCTGCAAAAACCCCCTTTGTCTTAGATTTTCATAAGCTTTTAAACTTAAAAGATCCTACTTTTAAACTTAAAGATCCTACTTTTACAGTTCAAAGATCCCATTTTATTGATTCTAGAGtctgttcttgtttgatgcttaagAAGAGCCTTTTGATCTTTAATGAATAATTTCAAAACTCACCCAGTAGTGATCCCATGAAGAAAAACAGAGAAGGAAAACCTGCTTGGATGGTGTTGGCACAAACAAGGTTCCACTGTGAGATGACAGACACCTCTGTTCCTCTTTCCCACTCCCAGAGTGTTGAGTTCATCTCACATATCGATGATTGTGCAGTGCATATTTCCGTTTCTCCTATTTGACTGCCATTAGTGCAGTGCCATGAAGGTTGGGCATCAGTAAAAATGGTGACAAAGGTGTGTTGGGAATCAAATGCCCAAGCCAAGGCAACAATTACCACTTGGAACAACTGAGCTGGTCCAAAACCACCAACATATGTTTCTATTATTTCATCAATAGAGAACATGTTTTTCTCAACTTGTTGCACTTGTGTTAACTCATCACTATCACTTCGCTTCTGCTCTTCCCAGGTGGGTGGATCCATTGCAGGCTATCTGTGAAACCCAAAAGCCTGTAATTCTATGAAATATGGACTTTGCAAGTTGGTCAGGGCAggtccccatgcggctgcttagcttattttggctagcagccgcTGCTCAATTTTTTTAGCATTAATTTGTGGCGCTGGTGGCCCCATGAATGTAAAATTTTGCTGCTTATAAAATAAGCAGTCATCTTAAAttgcattattaaaaaaaatatttaattctaattggtcacataaattgtggagaaaaaattggaaacaaataaaaaaagggaAATTGTTTCAGAGAGCCACGTGTCAATCTTCTCAATAAGCAGTtgctgcttatttccagccccccctttttttcaaagcttatttttaagttttaagcagctgctgctccacttaaataggaaaagattccaatttatcctttcctcttaattaaaaatttgcatgggaacactctTGCTGCTTAATTTTAAGCAAAAATTGCActtaagcagccgcatggggacaTGGAGTTAGTGATTGTTTTAGGCCGCGgttattctggtttcaaaacggaTCTATCGTACATCGTGATAGCAATGTGTTAGTCAATTGCAgttgtttattgcaaaatcgaagatgtaaaatgcgcgactaacacatgtgttagtcaatccgtactgtagTTGTGAAACCAAAATAGACGTGTCCATTGTTTTATGCATGATTCCATACAAGAAAAGACATTAAGAAAAGACATTAAAAGTATAATATCCTGACAATGAATAGACTTTGAGAACAAGCAGCCACCTTGGTCCGTTTGGATTTTTGTGAGCAACGCAGGATAAAATCAAACTCCTTTGAAAGCTTTTGCTTTCCACGTCTTCTGtgttaaataaattcaatcttcatTAATTGCATTCATTAAGTATTATGGTGGCCTATTCATTTCATTCATTATGGTGCACTGTCAATTTGACACAGTACTCCCTTCTCTTTTTTCAATCACTTCGATAATTTCTTTGGGTGGGTCTAACAAATGAAGCGGAATCCATGAAtggtagaattttggctaagtaacTTTCTGTCATGTTTCATAGTGTTTGAAAAATCTGCTAAAGTACAATTGAATAGCAGTAAAAGTTTCCTCTGTTCAACCTAAAGAAGTCTCTGGCGCTTTCTCATGAATAGAAAGAATGTTTGTTTTAATCTTTCTGTGGTGCCCGTCGAGAACGACAGGAGAATTGACCTGTTCGATATTATATAGCAAATGGATTTGTTTATAATCTGTTATCCCGACATCTTCAATTTCTAATTAATTTTCCTTAAATTTGGGTTTAGTTTTGGTTTTAAGCCAATTGTAGATTCATATTTATCGTTGACTAGCTGAGAAATACATACAATTTTAGCCCACGGTCCTAAGCAAATTGTTCGGTGGAAATAAAATCACTGTAAAATTAGTATCATATTCATTGAAGCAAGGACTAGTAGTATTCTTAAATCAGTTACTGAATATGCCTGCAAATTGCTTTACAGGCTGCCTGGTTACTGGAATTTTAATGTCAAGTTGGCACATACATTTATTGCTTATATCTGAAACTGCTTTACAGTATAAAATTTGGGAGAGAAGTATTAAGTTTCAGTCATGGCACAGCTTCAGCAAATTTAATATCAGGTGAATCAGTTTCAGAACAACTGCGATATGAATTTAGGTAAAATGTTTCATCATGATTTTTCTGTGTAACgttttgggatggtcttatgtaatCACTACAAGTTCAATGTTATGTAATCAGCTTCAAAACAGCTGTCATATGAACCTATGTAAAGTATTTTGTCATGTTTTCTCTTCTGTTGCTTGTATTGTCTAGTTCAATGTTTTCTTCTTTCAACTACTTGTTAATGCCTTGGGATGGCCTTTTGTAATTACTACAAATTCAATGTTATGTAATCAACTTTAAAACAGCTGTCATATGAACCTATGTAAAGCGTTTGGTCATGTTTTCTCGTCCGTTTCTTGTATCATCTGGTTCAATGCTTTCTTCTTTCAGCTACTTGCTAATGCCTTGGGATGGCCTTTTGAAAttattacaagttcaattttatgTGATCAA
The nucleotide sequence above comes from Cryptomeria japonica chromosome 11, Sugi_1.0, whole genome shotgun sequence. Encoded proteins:
- the LOC131059265 gene encoding organic cation/carnitine transporter 1-like, translated to MDPPTWEEQKRSDSDELTQVQQVEKNMFSIDEIIETYVGGFGPAQLFQVVIVALAWAFDSQHTFVTIFTDAQPSWHCTNGSQIGETEICTAQSSICEMNSTLWEWERGTEVSVISQWNLVCANTIQAGFPSLFFFMGSLLGCIIVGPLADSWLGRKRTLVISTVTLSLMGFLTSVSPNIWIYSFLRALTGFARSSMGTYCLVLSTELVGRRWRSLIGFLVFFSFTLGFLSLPALAYLTRNSFSWRNTYIYISITPLAYSVLLLLFAWESPRWLLLRGNSQESLKCLRKMAELNGRVLPENVGIEDCIAESRTESALSLLWTTQWARRRLMSTMAVGSGMGLIYYGMPFGVASLDFNLYLSVTFNALSEIPAAIFSTIVVAKCGRRRAILLLTLVSGMLCFLCVFYSLGISDIPHSTANRKNWAQIVAEVGAFLSAVTAFNVMLIYCLELFPSSVRNSAISMLRQAINAGAIVSPVIVVIGHSNTAISFGLFGIAIIISGLFVLDLPETKDRPLYDTLGNQECQETLLSKSPLLP